In Desulfobulbus oralis, one DNA window encodes the following:
- a CDS encoding type IV pilus modification PilV family protein, which produces MKNVNMQNNYHFTDHGGFTLIEVLVAMVILSIGIFALYSMQISSVRTNYFAGSLSQAANYSSSQLETLLQLIYNDELISKRKDGKPIRKYKNASATDPNYGVSADNFGLDNVAENTADHWRKTEDRRFTMTYNVVEDFPIKGIKKIRAHTQDNAPGSRRPVVFDLLKNDNI; this is translated from the coding sequence ATGAAGAACGTGAATATGCAAAACAATTATCACTTTACCGATCATGGGGGATTTACGCTGATCGAAGTGCTGGTGGCCATGGTCATCTTGTCCATCGGTATTTTTGCCCTGTACAGTATGCAAATTTCATCTGTACGCACCAATTATTTTGCCGGCAGTCTCAGCCAGGCGGCCAACTACTCCTCCTCCCAGTTGGAGACGCTGTTGCAGTTGATCTACAACGATGAACTGATATCGAAGAGAAAAGACGGTAAGCCTATCAGGAAGTACAAAAATGCCAGCGCTACAGACCCCAACTATGGCGTGTCTGCCGATAACTTTGGCCTGGATAATGTTGCCGAGAATACGGCCGACCACTGGCGAAAAACCGAGGATCGCCGGTTCACGATGACGTACAACGTGGTCGAGGATTTTCCCATCAAGGGCATCAAAAAAATCCGGGCGCACACCCAGGACAATGCCCCCGGATCGCGGCGGCCGGTGGTCTTTGATCTGCTGAAGAATGACAATATCTAG
- a CDS encoding GspH/FimT family pseudopilin yields MNRKGFTLVELITVIAIIGIIAAIATPALMAVLPNVRLREGARTVYQALMQAKMEAVKRNTAVTVRLTPVTCGSSIPAGGHGQGGSFRVSYVDTDGGGEINILQGDFPPFVAMCKGRSSLEEVVFKPNGMPKAKGGCIALTNTKERDVYAVLAMTGRIRLADKYNCSTGSGE; encoded by the coding sequence ATGAACAGAAAAGGGTTTACGCTGGTTGAGCTGATTACGGTCATTGCCATTATAGGCATTATAGCAGCGATTGCCACGCCCGCCTTAATGGCCGTGTTGCCCAATGTCCGTCTGCGGGAAGGGGCGCGGACAGTGTACCAGGCGCTCATGCAGGCGAAAATGGAAGCTGTCAAGCGCAACACTGCGGTGACGGTCAGATTGACGCCGGTGACCTGTGGGAGTTCTATACCGGCAGGAGGCCACGGCCAGGGCGGCAGCTTTCGGGTATCTTACGTCGATACGGATGGTGGTGGGGAAATAAATATCCTCCAAGGTGACTTTCCGCCTTTTGTGGCCATGTGTAAGGGCAGGAGTAGTCTGGAAGAGGTGGTTTTCAAACCCAATGGCATGCCCAAGGCTAAGGGCGGGTGCATTGCTCTGACGAATACAAAGGAACGCGATGTCTATGCCGTGCTGGCCATGACGGGCCGGATACGGCTGGCCGACAAGTATAACTGCTCTACAGGAAGCGGCGAGTGA
- a CDS encoding prepilin-type N-terminal cleavage/methylation domain-containing protein encodes MRKKRTTEKGVRMLLTGRAGFTLVELLMALLISSFVGAAIFLAYRTQSRTQNAQEQLVELQENVRAAMVTITSEVRMAGFDPTGEAGAGIVKAQPGLLQFTLNRKYKTASGADDTTLDEDLTYCIAAKYDPNRVGVVTAYPPDAPPPALARESGAGGGPQPVANNIEALEFMYLIDDRWYVDPAHAGKNLARIKAVTVSLLMRAPFPDPDFNGDMDTLLPASKLSTFKVHDKNNEWTKYVNKIKADKRQGHYRRRVAIATIQLRNMNL; translated from the coding sequence ATGAGAAAGAAGAGAACAACAGAAAAGGGCGTGCGGATGCTGCTGACTGGCCGGGCCGGCTTTACCCTGGTGGAACTGCTTATGGCGCTCCTGATTTCCTCCTTTGTTGGCGCGGCCATTTTTCTCGCCTACCGGACACAGTCGCGGACGCAGAACGCGCAGGAGCAACTGGTCGAACTGCAGGAAAATGTGCGCGCTGCCATGGTCACGATCACCTCTGAGGTGCGCATGGCGGGTTTTGATCCTACCGGCGAAGCGGGCGCCGGTATCGTCAAGGCGCAGCCGGGCCTGTTGCAGTTTACCCTGAACCGCAAGTATAAAACCGCTTCCGGGGCGGATGACACCACGCTGGACGAGGATCTGACCTACTGCATCGCCGCCAAGTACGATCCCAACCGGGTGGGGGTGGTGACCGCGTATCCCCCCGATGCTCCTCCGCCTGCCCTGGCCCGAGAGAGCGGTGCCGGCGGCGGGCCGCAGCCGGTGGCCAACAACATAGAAGCGCTGGAGTTCATGTATCTGATAGACGATCGATGGTATGTCGATCCCGCACACGCAGGCAAAAATCTTGCCAGGATAAAGGCAGTAACCGTTTCACTTTTGATGCGGGCCCCCTTTCCGGATCCGGATTTTAACGGTGATATGGATACGCTTCTCCCTGCTTCGAAGCTTTCTACCTTTAAGGTACACGACAAAAACAACGAATGGACGAAATATGTCAACAAAATCAAGGCAGATAAGAGGCAAGGCCATTACCGCAGGCGAGTAGCCATTGCAACGATACAGTTGAGGAATATGAATCTATGA
- a CDS encoding sigma-54-dependent transcriptional regulator, which yields MNTGSDTAARQKTAEQASILVVDDEAHMRHMLGALLTRNGYAVTCAAEGSAALEAMARRDFDYILSDVRMPGMDGLELLDHIAENGSAATVIVMSAYGTADLAIEAMQKGAYDYISKPFRLEEVLLVLRKAQERERLRQENRRLREKLQALDSDSAFAGMVGVSGAMRAVFQMAARVARFEATVLITGESGTGKELVARGIHSLGRGEEAPFVAVNCGGVPADLLESEFFGHVKGAFTGADRDKKGLFESADGGTLFLDEIGEMPMELQVKLLRVLQEGEVRRLGAVRPRRVQVRVLAATNRDMAELLRLGRFREDLFYRLNVFSIHIPPLRERPEDILPLSVHFVGHLGRSMERKDMFLSPAAQSRLMAYNWPGNVRELKSALERAIILADGHAILPEHLPAQLGAQNRERRVEDVLGTFSLKEAKRAVEKRLIGRALDVCGGNKSRAAELLDLSYPALLSKIKLYGLGTGAGQEVLSE from the coding sequence ATGAACACCGGCAGCGACACCGCGGCGAGACAGAAGACGGCAGAGCAGGCCAGTATTCTGGTGGTTGATGACGAAGCCCACATGCGCCACATGCTGGGCGCCCTGCTCACCCGCAACGGCTATGCCGTGACCTGTGCGGCCGAGGGCAGCGCAGCGCTGGAGGCCATGGCCCGCCGCGATTTCGACTACATCCTCTCCGATGTGCGCATGCCCGGCATGGATGGGCTGGAACTGCTGGACCATATTGCCGAAAACGGCAGCGCAGCCACGGTGATCGTCATGTCGGCCTACGGCACGGCCGATCTGGCCATAGAGGCCATGCAAAAAGGGGCCTACGATTATATCTCCAAGCCCTTCAGGCTGGAAGAAGTGCTGCTCGTGCTGCGCAAGGCGCAGGAGCGGGAGCGCCTGCGGCAGGAAAACCGCCGCCTCAGGGAAAAACTGCAGGCCCTGGACAGCGACAGCGCCTTTGCCGGCATGGTGGGGGTGAGCGGGGCCATGCGGGCTGTTTTTCAGATGGCTGCCAGGGTGGCCCGTTTTGAGGCCACTGTGCTGATCACCGGCGAGAGCGGCACCGGCAAGGAGCTGGTGGCACGGGGCATCCACAGCCTGGGCAGGGGCGAGGAAGCGCCCTTTGTGGCGGTCAACTGCGGCGGCGTGCCGGCGGATCTGCTGGAGAGCGAGTTTTTCGGCCACGTGAAAGGGGCCTTCACCGGTGCGGACCGGGACAAGAAAGGCCTCTTCGAGTCAGCGGACGGCGGTACCCTGTTTCTGGACGAAATCGGCGAAATGCCCATGGAGCTGCAGGTCAAGCTGCTGCGCGTGCTCCAGGAGGGCGAGGTGCGGCGGCTGGGCGCGGTGCGGCCGCGCAGGGTGCAGGTGCGCGTACTGGCCGCCACCAACCGCGACATGGCGGAGCTGTTGCGGTTGGGCCGCTTTCGGGAGGACCTCTTTTACCGCCTGAACGTGTTCAGCATTCACATCCCGCCCCTGCGCGAGCGCCCTGAGGATATTCTGCCCCTGAGTGTGCATTTCGTGGGGCACCTGGGCCGGAGCATGGAGAGGAAAGACATGTTCCTTTCGCCCGCCGCGCAGTCCCGGCTGATGGCGTACAACTGGCCCGGCAACGTGCGCGAACTCAAAAGCGCTCTGGAACGGGCGATCATTCTGGCCGATGGCCACGCCATTCTGCCGGAACACCTGCCGGCCCAGTTGGGTGCGCAGAACCGGGAGCGCCGGGTGGAAGACGTGCTCGGCACATTTTCTCTGAAAGAGGCCAAAAGGGCAGTGGAAAAGCGCCTGATCGGCCGGGCCCTGGATGTCTGCGGCGGCAACAAGAGCCGGGCCGCCGAGTTGCTGGATCTGAGCTATCCGGCGCTCCTGAGCAAGATCAAGCTCTATGGGCTTGGCACCGGCGCCGGGCAGGAAGTGCTGTCGGAGTAA
- a CDS encoding pilus assembly PilX family protein, with translation MTGFSAIHRSEQGFVLVLALVMLILLTILGVWASQTSIFDVHIASNDRTHKKTFYEADSGTQLAERLLYANAVCTTTSGGFSSNRVGQLLRFSSKSFFDVHEDELKTEKEKAVSDTNYAIQYFPEGDLGDLGRPHTNILAYYTTKTSAGTGMLQLSGYEGFGVGSAGAQHRIYTIKSQHRGLQGSRSEITTHWRLNSSVLQTIGKPDCTKLAPYAQ, from the coding sequence ATGACAGGATTTTCTGCAATCCATCGATCAGAACAGGGTTTTGTGCTGGTCTTGGCTCTGGTGATGCTGATTCTCTTGACCATTCTGGGCGTCTGGGCCTCGCAAACCAGTATTTTCGATGTGCACATCGCCAGCAATGACCGCACGCACAAAAAAACTTTTTACGAAGCGGACAGCGGCACCCAGCTTGCCGAGCGTCTCCTCTATGCCAACGCCGTCTGCACCACCACCTCTGGCGGATTCAGCAGCAACAGGGTGGGGCAACTGCTCAGGTTTTCCAGCAAGAGCTTTTTCGATGTGCACGAAGACGAACTCAAGACCGAAAAAGAAAAAGCCGTTTCGGATACAAACTATGCCATCCAGTATTTTCCCGAGGGCGATTTGGGCGACTTGGGCAGGCCGCACACGAACATTCTGGCCTACTATACAACCAAGACCAGTGCAGGAACCGGTATGTTGCAGCTTTCCGGCTATGAAGGCTTTGGGGTAGGGAGTGCCGGAGCCCAACACCGCATTTACACCATCAAGTCACAGCACAGAGGGCTGCAGGGCAGCAGGTCGGAGATCACCACGCACTGGCGCTTGAACAGCTCCGTGCTTCAGACCATAGGCAAACCTGATTGTACGAAGTTGGCCCCATATGCACAATAA
- a CDS encoding PilC/PilY family type IV pilus protein — MTEFNTMPVNLVQQGAVPRLMIATSNDHQLFFKAYNDFNDLDKDGSNDTTYKNALNYYGYFDSYKCYDYDTGKGRFVPKSFTTDKYCTGAADNYWSGNFLNWATMARIDVVRKILFGGHRRVDSPTETVLERTYLPYDAHSWAKHYSGADLPKLTPFKLASSTHPVSAGGLYYYCDDEHLSACGNTKKSKRLGVTFGNTTDVPPSYSGYSEKVEDPPVLKTVVGNYSLWASGSLVQLVWYDGSPYHNQKNTSNYNDESRSGIYAYRDAPKWEERLGQGDYTVRVQACVPNLIDSDEVAAISGSTKEKCKLYPGLDGLNGTSDDNYKPVGLLQRYGDSDSIFFGMIAGSYHKHTKGGTLVRNIKSLKSEVNVNTDGSFPKVASFASTRPGNPSTGEGIINAWSLYRPVGFLYNYGNSYGSGDNCTYLLTAKGEIAADGRCRNWGNPFAEIFAQAISYMGDKGVINEYTTTKDAGVIPGLPAPESYDRNWLPQEDYCAQLHVLAFNSSVLSYDADNLDTEGSTAFKPTDLWGSAFNKNTVAMSDEVGTHEGLYNIDYFFGQRSVETPYNPSNPDVGDNNQLCTSKTLTSLGSAGGLCPEAPRLFGSYRLAGLAYYAHVADVNQNIPDEQNVNTYGVALASGLPIVEVPQPLHGSASGKSGITIMPACRMIYGERTGNCAIVDFKIVSEEIVGNKVMGKTYVNWEDSEQGGDYDMDMWGTMNYEYDADAGTIAMTTQVHGQTGSPQMALGYVISGTTEDGFHAHSGMNQYVREERVDAGYPNCSAGNGIGGCKCTPKNGAFATCSVQGPSRKTYRVRTSATKKLESPLWYAAKYGGFKYDKNNPQDSRVPDNSSKWDTQNNATGGTGSDGIPDNYFYATNPQELENSLTRVFDALLDQVASGTSAAVAPSSSSGEGAIYQSHYQPRKSVGNDQELRWFGTVQALWSDGAGHNRQDCTPIAGQLGVDPSTGLCLKTPTNLADICVPNGRLDDYCVDQIVETTYNGEKLTSRILASTTPDAFTSYSMQGVVESFDASTGQVLMVPNSMEGNITYDANEGTLTLEPYSLSATVTDYNPETGVANITIDDVSKGPAGVTASEWYVTTAAGAGRGTTSSSLAFTSGASATITLEPAGDWLVNWKVAPTYDADGNITAAGTIAPTTITLETKRRVGPNGSVFKSWQVECLAGSGSGAISGIDLTLDNFTSQSDIVVSSEPGSELTGCTMARFSSYNMQGTAGTNIDSWSVTNLSQGRTGTSNTPLTLANSGSKTFTVTPKLAWLAAGDVVQAASYESIPINSENVSYIWNAEKQLYLDGVTVTTNRTWNTTAKTGRYIMTWVDSNRNGKVDSGEYLPFETGLLTSASDALKFFDVADLQEAKDVINYVRGEEISGTRTRTIPAAADGTSPSHILRLGDVMHSSPAVVGTPRENIDIIYGDRTYRAFRTRYLDRRTVVYAGANDGLLHAFNGGFYTTETLEAGTDKEQTLMKYSVSGTTPDGTAAVEHPLGAELWAYAPGNLLPHLQWLKAPEYGANTTHVSYVDGQPRIFDARIFSEDTDHPNGWGTLLVVGMGRGGGSMELTGFSPSYYTHSAYVVFDVTNPEKPPVLLGEIPLPDATFTTMYPAAVAFQDRGSATTCNGSACNDWYLLLGSGPTGIDYTSSQNAHVYLFDLSQLRTQTGVTPSTVPNGCSVQPIRNGADFKVLACDTRIANSFVGNPSVVDWQLDFKSDAAYIGVVASDASKKNATNNSADSGALLKLDFNNRADMSGWTLNTFLKTNLPVSAQPLAGIDKKRHKWIYFGTGRYWNMLDKLTADEHYLYGIKDPLATAEDKANAASTGAALPVLDADLLDVSGVDVYSDGALTSTVVGSSGTLTTFNELLGEAVNKAAGWKRKIPGLISHAAGAPSTRNLTRSALAGGVLFSTVFQPSSDPCKGLGQSALYGLDYRTGTANPKTLTLGAKTVNVHGVVRYLAKTFVLLGSGSAGGISISAGKDGGNNTVTVNTQLSTGSIEAVKAKTTEGVRSGRISWEEDNMD; from the coding sequence ATGACTGAGTTCAACACCATGCCGGTCAATCTGGTGCAGCAAGGTGCAGTGCCAAGGTTGATGATCGCGACATCCAACGACCACCAGCTCTTTTTCAAGGCCTACAACGACTTCAACGATCTGGACAAGGATGGCAGCAACGACACCACCTACAAGAACGCTCTTAACTACTACGGTTATTTTGACAGCTACAAGTGCTACGACTATGATACAGGCAAGGGTCGCTTTGTGCCGAAAAGCTTTACCACCGACAAGTACTGTACCGGCGCTGCGGACAACTACTGGAGTGGTAACTTTTTGAACTGGGCCACCATGGCGAGGATCGATGTTGTGCGCAAGATCCTCTTTGGCGGTCACCGCCGCGTCGACAGCCCCACCGAAACCGTGCTGGAGCGGACCTATCTACCCTATGACGCGCACAGCTGGGCCAAGCACTACTCCGGAGCCGACCTGCCCAAGTTGACGCCCTTCAAGCTGGCAAGCAGCACGCATCCTGTGAGCGCTGGCGGTCTGTACTACTACTGTGATGACGAACACTTGTCCGCCTGCGGCAATACGAAGAAGTCAAAGCGGCTTGGCGTCACCTTCGGCAATACCACAGATGTGCCGCCCAGCTATAGCGGATATTCGGAAAAGGTGGAGGATCCACCGGTTCTGAAGACTGTGGTCGGCAATTACTCCCTCTGGGCATCCGGCTCGCTGGTACAGCTCGTTTGGTACGATGGCTCGCCTTACCACAATCAAAAGAATACGTCCAATTATAACGATGAGTCAAGATCGGGCATTTACGCCTACCGCGATGCCCCGAAGTGGGAGGAAAGACTGGGGCAGGGCGATTACACCGTGCGGGTGCAGGCCTGTGTGCCCAATCTGATCGACAGTGACGAGGTGGCGGCGATCTCCGGCAGTACCAAGGAGAAGTGCAAGCTCTACCCCGGTCTGGACGGCCTGAACGGTACCAGTGACGACAACTACAAGCCCGTTGGCCTCCTGCAGCGCTACGGCGATAGTGACAGCATCTTCTTTGGCATGATCGCTGGTTCCTATCACAAGCACACCAAGGGCGGGACGCTGGTGCGCAACATCAAGAGCCTGAAGAGTGAAGTGAATGTCAATACGGATGGCTCCTTTCCCAAGGTGGCCAGCTTTGCCAGCACCCGGCCGGGCAATCCGAGCACCGGAGAGGGCATCATCAATGCCTGGAGTCTTTACCGTCCAGTGGGCTTTCTCTACAACTACGGCAACTCCTACGGCAGTGGGGACAACTGTACCTATTTGCTGACCGCCAAGGGGGAGATTGCTGCGGATGGCCGCTGCCGCAACTGGGGCAACCCCTTTGCGGAAATTTTTGCCCAGGCCATCAGCTACATGGGTGACAAAGGCGTAATCAACGAATATACGACGACAAAGGACGCAGGCGTTATCCCAGGCTTGCCCGCGCCAGAAAGCTATGACCGCAACTGGCTGCCGCAGGAGGACTACTGCGCTCAGTTGCATGTTCTGGCCTTCAACTCCAGCGTGCTTTCCTACGACGCTGACAACCTGGATACCGAGGGTAGCACTGCCTTCAAACCCACAGATCTTTGGGGGTCGGCCTTCAACAAAAACACGGTCGCCATGAGCGATGAAGTCGGCACGCACGAGGGTCTGTACAATATTGACTACTTTTTTGGCCAGCGGAGCGTGGAAACGCCCTACAACCCCAGCAACCCGGATGTCGGCGACAACAACCAGCTCTGTACCTCCAAAACCCTGACCTCACTGGGCAGCGCCGGTGGTCTCTGCCCGGAGGCCCCGCGGCTCTTTGGTTCCTACCGCCTGGCAGGTCTCGCCTACTACGCCCACGTGGCAGATGTCAATCAAAACATCCCGGATGAGCAGAACGTCAACACCTACGGCGTGGCCCTGGCCTCGGGCCTGCCCATTGTGGAGGTACCCCAGCCGCTGCACGGTAGTGCCAGCGGTAAATCGGGCATTACCATTATGCCAGCCTGCCGCATGATCTACGGCGAGAGAACGGGCAACTGCGCTATTGTGGACTTCAAGATTGTGTCCGAGGAGATCGTGGGCAACAAGGTAATGGGTAAGACCTATGTCAACTGGGAGGATAGCGAGCAGGGCGGTGACTACGACATGGACATGTGGGGCACCATGAACTACGAGTACGATGCCGATGCCGGCACCATTGCCATGACCACCCAGGTGCATGGCCAGACCGGCAGCCCCCAGATGGCCCTGGGCTATGTCATCAGTGGCACCACGGAGGACGGTTTCCATGCCCACAGCGGTATGAATCAGTATGTACGCGAGGAAAGGGTTGATGCCGGGTACCCAAACTGCAGTGCCGGAAACGGTATTGGCGGTTGTAAATGCACCCCCAAAAACGGAGCCTTTGCGACCTGCTCTGTGCAGGGCCCATCCCGCAAGACCTACAGAGTGAGGACCTCTGCGACCAAAAAGTTGGAGTCACCTTTATGGTATGCGGCCAAGTACGGCGGATTCAAGTATGATAAGAACAACCCGCAGGACAGCCGGGTGCCGGACAACAGCAGCAAGTGGGATACACAGAACAACGCCACCGGTGGCACTGGCAGCGATGGCATTCCGGACAACTATTTCTACGCGACCAACCCGCAGGAGCTGGAAAACTCGTTGACCCGAGTTTTTGACGCCTTGCTGGATCAGGTCGCCTCAGGAACCTCTGCGGCGGTGGCGCCCAGCAGCAGTAGCGGTGAGGGCGCGATTTACCAGTCGCACTATCAGCCCCGAAAAAGTGTGGGCAATGATCAGGAGCTGCGTTGGTTTGGCACCGTGCAGGCCCTGTGGTCGGATGGCGCCGGCCACAACCGGCAGGACTGCACACCAATCGCAGGACAACTGGGCGTTGATCCTAGCACAGGGCTGTGCCTGAAAACCCCGACAAACCTGGCGGACATCTGCGTGCCCAATGGCCGCTTGGATGACTACTGTGTGGACCAGATAGTGGAGACCACCTATAACGGCGAAAAACTGACAAGCAGAATTCTGGCCAGTACCACTCCTGATGCCTTCACGTCCTACTCCATGCAGGGCGTGGTCGAGTCCTTTGACGCCAGCACCGGTCAGGTGCTGATGGTGCCGAACTCCATGGAAGGTAACATCACCTATGACGCCAACGAAGGGACACTGACCCTGGAACCCTACAGCTTGAGCGCCACGGTGACGGATTACAACCCAGAAACCGGCGTGGCCAATATCACCATCGACGACGTGAGCAAAGGCCCGGCCGGGGTCACAGCCTCGGAGTGGTATGTGACCACGGCAGCCGGTGCGGGCCGGGGCACCACCAGCTCAAGCCTGGCTTTTACCAGTGGCGCGAGCGCGACGATTACCCTAGAACCTGCGGGCGACTGGCTGGTCAACTGGAAGGTGGCACCCACCTACGATGCAGATGGTAACATCACTGCTGCTGGCACCATTGCTCCGACCACCATCACCTTGGAAACCAAGCGGCGGGTGGGCCCAAATGGCAGTGTGTTCAAATCCTGGCAGGTGGAATGCCTGGCTGGCAGTGGCAGCGGCGCTATCTCAGGCATTGATCTCACCTTGGACAACTTTACATCCCAAAGCGACATTGTTGTGAGCTCGGAACCTGGTTCAGAACTGACCGGATGCACGATGGCGCGCTTTTCTTCCTACAATATGCAGGGGACGGCAGGTACAAACATTGATTCCTGGAGTGTGACCAACCTGAGCCAAGGAAGGACGGGGACCAGCAACACGCCACTGACGCTGGCCAATTCGGGCAGCAAGACGTTTACGGTCACGCCGAAACTGGCCTGGTTGGCGGCAGGCGATGTGGTGCAGGCTGCCAGCTATGAATCCATACCCATCAATTCTGAGAATGTCAGCTACATCTGGAACGCCGAGAAACAGCTCTACCTGGATGGCGTGACCGTGACCACCAACCGCACATGGAATACCACCGCCAAAACGGGCCGTTACATCATGACCTGGGTGGACAGCAACAGGAACGGCAAGGTGGACAGCGGCGAGTACCTGCCTTTTGAAACCGGACTGCTGACTAGCGCCTCAGACGCGCTCAAGTTCTTCGATGTGGCTGATCTGCAGGAAGCCAAAGACGTTATCAACTATGTGCGCGGCGAGGAGATCAGTGGCACCAGAACCAGAACCATACCAGCTGCGGCGGACGGTACCAGCCCCAGCCACATCCTGAGATTGGGCGACGTTATGCACTCCTCACCGGCGGTTGTCGGTACGCCGCGGGAAAATATTGACATCATTTACGGTGACAGGACATACCGCGCCTTCCGCACCCGTTACCTGGACCGGCGTACGGTGGTCTATGCAGGGGCGAACGACGGCCTGCTGCATGCCTTCAACGGTGGTTTCTATACGACCGAGACCCTTGAGGCAGGCACTGATAAGGAACAGACGTTGATGAAGTATTCGGTCAGCGGCACTACGCCTGACGGCACGGCAGCGGTCGAGCACCCGCTGGGTGCCGAGCTCTGGGCCTATGCGCCGGGCAATCTGCTGCCGCACCTGCAGTGGTTGAAAGCCCCTGAGTACGGTGCCAACACTACCCATGTTTCGTATGTGGATGGCCAGCCGCGTATCTTTGACGCCCGGATTTTCTCCGAAGATACGGATCACCCTAATGGCTGGGGCACGCTGCTGGTCGTGGGCATGGGGCGGGGCGGAGGCAGCATGGAGCTGACCGGCTTTTCGCCCTCGTACTATACCCATTCGGCCTATGTAGTCTTTGACGTGACCAATCCGGAAAAGCCACCGGTCCTGCTGGGCGAGATCCCTCTGCCCGACGCCACCTTTACCACGATGTATCCGGCAGCGGTAGCTTTCCAGGATCGGGGCAGCGCCACCACCTGCAACGGCTCGGCCTGCAACGATTGGTATCTGCTTCTGGGCAGTGGGCCGACCGGAATTGACTATACCAGCAGCCAGAATGCCCATGTGTATCTGTTTGATTTGAGTCAGCTCCGCACGCAGACCGGAGTGACGCCTTCGACAGTGCCCAACGGCTGTTCGGTGCAGCCCATCAGGAACGGAGCCGACTTCAAGGTACTGGCTTGCGATACCCGGATTGCCAACAGCTTTGTCGGCAATCCCTCGGTCGTGGACTGGCAGCTCGATTTCAAGAGCGATGCAGCCTATATAGGTGTGGTGGCCTCTGACGCCAGCAAAAAGAATGCAACCAACAACAGCGCGGACAGCGGCGCACTGCTGAAGCTGGACTTCAACAACAGGGCCGACATGTCGGGCTGGACGCTGAACACTTTCCTGAAAACGAACCTGCCCGTATCTGCTCAGCCTTTGGCCGGCATCGACAAGAAGCGCCACAAGTGGATCTACTTCGGCACAGGCCGTTACTGGAATATGCTGGACAAGCTGACGGCAGACGAGCATTATCTCTATGGCATCAAGGACCCGCTGGCCACGGCGGAAGACAAAGCCAACGCGGCTAGCACTGGCGCTGCGCTGCCGGTACTGGATGCCGATCTGCTGGATGTTTCCGGGGTCGATGTCTACAGCGACGGTGCACTGACTTCGACAGTCGTGGGTTCATCCGGCACACTGACTACCTTTAACGAGCTGCTGGGTGAAGCGGTGAACAAGGCGGCGGGATGGAAACGCAAAATTCCAGGCCTGATCAGCCATGCAGCCGGGGCGCCAAGTACCAGAAATCTGACCCGCTCGGCGCTGGCCGGCGGCGTGCTCTTCTCCACAGTCTTTCAGCCAAGTAGTGACCCCTGCAAAGGTCTGGGCCAGAGCGCACTGTACGGTCTGGATTACCGTACCGGCACCGCCAACCCGAAAACACTCACATTGGGTGCCAAGACTGTTAATGTACACGGGGTGGTGCGTTATTTGGCGAAAACCTTTGTACTGCTGGGCTCGGGTAGCGCAGGAGGCATATCGATCTCTGCCGGCAAGGATGGCGGTAACAACACGGTTACAGTCAACACCCAACTTTCAACCGGCAGCATCGAGGCCGTCAAGGCAAAGACTACGGAGGGAGTACGCTCCGGGCGTATTTCCTGGGAGGAAGACAATATGGACTAG